The genomic segment CTCCTCACCTTCCCCTCTCTTGTCCGATGAGTCCCGCCAGGGACTTCGTGCCCAAGTAACCTGTCATCATCTCGTCGGCCTCGCGCCACACCTGATGGACGCTGCACCCGCCCATTCGGTTGCACCACGTCGGGTCGTTCGTGCACACCGAGCACGAGGAGTTGGTCTGCGTCGCATGGACCACGTCGAGCAACGTGATCTCCTCCGGCGAGCGTGCGAGCACCGCTCCCCCGGTCGCGCCCCTGCGCGACTCCACGAGCCCCGCCGCCGCCAGCTCCCGCTGGATGCCCCGCGCAAACGCGTACGGGACGTCCTGACTGGTGGCGAGGACGCGTACCGACACCGGACCGCCGCCTGACCGAGCAAGCTCCATCAGGATGCGAATGGCGTAGTCGGTGCGACGTGTGATCTCCATAGTGCCTTCCGCCAACGAAATGATACTGTCGCAGTAACATATGCCTACAACATGCGGCGCAGCGCAAGATGGAATCTGAAAGTTTCTTGGTATCAGATAGAGGAGAGCACCTCGGCAAGTCGCCGAGACGCTCTCTTCAGTTCACGTGTTGCCGAGCGAGGCTCGCTCTCTCGCCGGCTCCTACCCCGCTGGCTGCTGTTGCGTGATGCAGTGGACGTTGCCCCCGCCGAGAACGATCTCGCGGCCCGGGAACGGAACTACCTCGCGATCCGGGAAGAGCGCCTTCAGAGTCGCAATCGCCTCGGCATCGTGTGGATCGCCGAACACGGGCAGCACAAGCCCGCCGTTGCAGAGGTAGAAGTTGACGTAGGAAGCCGGGGCCTCGTCACCCGCTTCTCGCGGGATGGTGCCCTCGACGACGTCGACGCCAGCGACCTCCTCGGCCGAGTACGGCATCGGCTCGGGCATCGGCATCGTGTGCACCTCGAGCTTGCGGCCCTTGGCGTCGGTGGTGTCGCGCAGAGTCTCGAGGTTCTCGGCGAGTATCTCGTGACGCCAGTCGCTCTCGTCGTCAGTCCAACCAGCGAGCACGACCCCGGGCCGAACGAAGCAGGCGACATCGTCGACGTGACCGTTGGTCTCGTCCGGATCGATGCCACGCTTGAGCCAGATGATCTTCTCGACGCCGAGATACTCTCGGAGGTACTCCTCGATCTGCTCTCGGCTCAGCTCCGGGTTGCGGCCCTCCGACAGGAGGCACTCCTCGGTGGTGATGAGCGTACCTTCGCCATCGGTGTGGAACGACCCACCTTCGAGAACCAGCGGAGCGCGGTAGCGGTCGACGCCCTCGATCTCGGCGATCTTGCGCGGCACGAGCTCGTCTTTGTCCCACGGGAAGTACAGGCCGTCGACCAGCCCGCCCCACGCGTTGAAGTGCCAGTGCACGAGGCGCACGTTACCGTGGTCGTTGACTACGAACGTGGGGCCAATGTCGCGCATCCACGAGTCGTTGTTGGACATCTCCACGACGCGAACCTTCTCGGGCAGCATCGCTCGAGCGTTCTCGAACTGGTCGGGGTTGACGCCGACCGTTACTGGCTCGAACCGAGCGATCGCCGACGCAACGTCGACCCAGGCGCGCTGCGCCGGCTTAGCGCCGTCGCGCCAGTTGTCAGGCCGCTGCGGCCACAGCATCCACGTGCCCGCGTGCGGTTCCCACTCGGCAGGCATGCGGTAGCCGTCGGCGCGCGGCGTGCTATCGATGGTTGTCATAAAGTCCTCCTTTGAGACTGCTCGAGTACAGCTTAGGCCTTGACCCGGGCGGCCTTGTTCTTCGCTTGGAAGTAGAGCCAGAAGCCGACCGCGATCGACAACGCCGTGCCGATGCCCGTCACGCTCCAATACAGCGTCTTGGGCGTGCCCTCTGGGACTGCGTAGAAGAAGAGGAACAGCGTCAGCACGATGCCGGCTTCGCACAGGATGGTCCACAACCATGCGCCGAACTCGCCCAGCGGCACCCTGTACGGGCGAGGCTGGTCGGGAAACTTCTTGCGCAGCATGATCAGCGCCGGGAACATCAGCACGTACGGCAGCAGGAACACGACGGAGGACAGCGCGAAGATCGTCCAGAAGATCGAGTCGTTGTTCGCAAACAGCGTGAAGTTGATGACCGTCACGACGCTGGCGATGAGACCCATCAGGTAAAACGCGTAGTCCGGCGTGCCAAACGTCTTGCTCTCGTGCCCGAAGACACCGGGAGCGGTCTTGTCCATGCCCGTTGCAGCGATGCTGTGGTTCGAGCCGATAGACCACGTCACCATGTTGCCGAGGAACGTGAAGAGCAGTCCCACGATCACAACTTGGTACAGCCATCCCCAGCCCGGCATCAGACTGTCGAACGCCAGCTTGAGCGCATCGGCGATACCGGTGACGATGCTGACGTCCTTGAGCGGAATCGCAGCCAAGATGCCGAACGTCGAGAACATGTAGATGAACAGGATCGCGCCGCCGGCAAACAGGATCATCTTCGGCACGTCGCGCTTGGGGTCGTGAATCGCGTCTCCGGCCGAGCTCATGAGCTCGAAGCCCATGAAGCTGTAGATGATGACCGGCATGAACGCGAGCGTGCCCAGATCCCAGCTCGGCATGAAGTCCTTGGGTGCGAACGAGTTGGCCGCGCCGTTCTTCATCAGGAAGGCCACGCCCACGCAGCCGAGCAGCAGCAGCACGATGACCTTGAGTGCCGCGCTTAGGTTGGGCACCCACTTCGAAAGCCACATCGGCAGGACGCCGATACCGACCATCACCCAGATCATCACGAGGACGATCCACATCTCCCCAGTAGAGCTCAGGCTGGGGAAGAAGACGCTCTTGAGGGTACCGGTGAACAGCACAAACACGCTCGGTGCCCATAGCGCCACGTTGACCCAGTACAGCCAAGCCGTGACCGTGCCCCACATCGGGCCGAACGCCTCTTTGACCCATACGTAGATGCCGCCCTCATCCGGCCACGCGGCGCCCAACTCGGCGGTCACGAAACCGTACGGGATGAAGAAGGCGATGGCGAGGATGACCCACAGGCTCAGGCCCTGCACGCCGATTGCAGCAGACGCACCTACGGTGTCGGCGACCAGAATCGCTGAGACCGAGAACAGGACCATCGACAGCAGCCCGAACGCCTTCTTGGACTTTCCTCCTAGCTCGGCTGGCGCCGCAGTTGTCATGTCAGCCATGACGTTTCCTTTCGTTCGAGTCCTTCAGGAGTCTGGCCGCTAGGAGACAAGCGCCTTGCCGATGGGCTGCATGCGCGGATCGCTCGGCAACTCGTCGATGCCGATGAGCGCGAGCATGAGCGCCTTTTGGAAGTGCATGCGGTTCTCGGCCTGCGGGAAGATGATCGAAGCGGCCGAATCGGCAACCTCATCGGTGACCTCTTCGCCACGCGTTGCGGGCAGGCAGTGCATGAACTTGGCGCCCGGCTTGGCCTTGCGCATCAGCTCGGCGTTGACCTGGAACGGCGTGAACGCCTTGACGCGCGCCTCGTACTCGGCCTCCTGGCCGGTCCACCACCAGCAGTCGGTGTAGATGAAGTCGGCGCCCTCGATGGCCTCGAGCGGATCGTGGGTCAGCAGGAACGAGCCGCCGCTCTCGGCAGCGAACTTCTTCGCGTCCGCCTGGAGCTCCGGTGCCATCTCGTAGCCCACCGCGTTGCCGATTCGCACGTTCAGGCCGAGCTTGGTGAGCGTGGTCGAGAGCGAGTTGCACGGGTGCGCAGCGTCGCCGAGATAGGCGAAGGTGACGCCTTGCAGCTTGCCTGCGTGCTCGAGGATGGTCAGCGCGTCGCTCATGGACTGAGCGGGGTGACGGTTGCTGTCCATTCCGTTGAAGACCGGCACGGTTGCGTGGCGGGCAAGCTCCTCGATCGTCTCGTTCTTCTTCGAGCGGATCTCTATCGCGTCGTTCATGCGCGAGAGCACCGCGGCCGTGTCGCCAACACTCTCGCGACCCGGCAGGTGGATCTCACCCGGGCGCAGGTACAGCGCGTTGCCGCCCAGCTCGGCGAATCCGTTCTCGAAGCTGACGCGCGTACGCGTGGACGACGCCTCGAAGATCATCGCGAGGTGGCGGCCCGGCAAGAACGGCGTCAGGCGCATCTCGCCACGGAGCTTCTTGAGATGCACAGCAAGCACGAGCAGATCCTCGAGCTCCTTGCGAGTGAAGTCGAGATCCGTGAGGAAGTTGCGACCCCTCAGGTACTTCAGTCCAGGCAGAGTTCCGATATCCATGCTGTTCCTCCCAGTTCCGGCCGCAAACCGCGGCTGACCGTCTATGTCATGCCGAGCTGGGCGCTCGGCATCGCTACCGTCTTGCGGCTACTCCGCCGACTCGCCCGCGCCGAGAAACACGCTCGTCCCGGCAGTACCGGCGACGATCGCTTCGATATCCTCGAGGCTGCCGATGGCCGCTCGCTTGCCCGTCTTCCTGGCGAAGCGCGCGGCTGCTTGTACCTTCGGCCCCATCGAACCCTCGGCGAACTCGAAGGCTTCGATCTGGTCGGGGGTCACTTCCGCCAGCAGGTGTTGGCTCGGCGATCCCCACTCGGCGTACACGCCCGGGGCGTCGGTGGCCATCACGAAGAGGTCCGCGCCCAACTCCTGCGCGAGCAACTCGGAGGCGAGATCCTTGTCGATAACGGCCTCGGAGCCCACGAGGGTCCGAGTCCCGTCAGGCAGATACGCCGTGGGGATGCCGCCCCCGCCCGCGCAGATGACCACGGTCCCCCTCTCGATGAGCCACTTGATGGGATCCAGCTCGAAGATCTGCTTGGGCTGCGGGGACGCGACGACGCGGCGGGGCTTGTCGCCATCCATCTTGAACGTCCAGCCCTTCTCGGCTGCGAGGCGGTCTGCCTCCTCGCGACTGTACTGAGGGCCAACGAACTTGGTGGGATTCTCGAAGGCCGGATCGTTCGGGTCGACCTCGACCATCGTAAGAATGGTCGCCAGCGGCTTCTCGAACGGCAGCAGGTTGCCGAGCTCTTGCTCGATCATGTAGCCGATCATGCCCTCGGTCTGAGCGCCGAGCACGTCGAGCGGATATGCCTCGACGTCCTTGTACGCGGCCGCTTGGAGCGCAAGAAGGCCGACCTGAGGCCCGTTGCCGTGTGCGAGTACGAGATTGTGATGCTCGACCAATGGCGCCAGCGCCTTGGCCGCGACGCGCACGTTCTTGCGCTGCATCTCGGCTGTCATGGGCTCGGAACGCTTCAGCAGCGCATTCCCCCCAAGGGCCACCACGACCGTCATCTTGCTCATTCGCCAACACCCCGACTCGTCGTCTCCGGGTTACCGATCTGGCACCCGGCATCTAATTTATTTGTCCGGACGGACAAATCGAGACTAGGCGCTA from the Coriobacteriia bacterium genome contains:
- a CDS encoding Rrf2 family transcriptional regulator yields the protein MEITRRTDYAIRILMELARSGGGPVSVRVLATSQDVPYAFARGIQRELAAAGLVESRRGATGGAVLARSPEEITLLDVVHATQTNSSCSVCTNDPTWCNRMGGCSVHQVWREADEMMTGYLGTKSLAGLIGQERGR
- the aguA gene encoding agmatine deiminase; translation: MTTIDSTPRADGYRMPAEWEPHAGTWMLWPQRPDNWRDGAKPAQRAWVDVASAIARFEPVTVGVNPDQFENARAMLPEKVRVVEMSNNDSWMRDIGPTFVVNDHGNVRLVHWHFNAWGGLVDGLYFPWDKDELVPRKIAEIEGVDRYRAPLVLEGGSFHTDGEGTLITTEECLLSEGRNPELSREQIEEYLREYLGVEKIIWLKRGIDPDETNGHVDDVACFVRPGVVLAGWTDDESDWRHEILAENLETLRDTTDAKGRKLEVHTMPMPEPMPYSAEEVAGVDVVEGTIPREAGDEAPASYVNFYLCNGGLVLPVFGDPHDAEAIATLKALFPDREVVPFPGREIVLGGGNVHCITQQQPAG
- a CDS encoding amino acid permease translates to MADMTTAAPAELGGKSKKAFGLLSMVLFSVSAILVADTVGASAAIGVQGLSLWVILAIAFFIPYGFVTAELGAAWPDEGGIYVWVKEAFGPMWGTVTAWLYWVNVALWAPSVFVLFTGTLKSVFFPSLSSTGEMWIVLVMIWVMVGIGVLPMWLSKWVPNLSAALKVIVLLLLGCVGVAFLMKNGAANSFAPKDFMPSWDLGTLAFMPVIIYSFMGFELMSSAGDAIHDPKRDVPKMILFAGGAILFIYMFSTFGILAAIPLKDVSIVTGIADALKLAFDSLMPGWGWLYQVVIVGLLFTFLGNMVTWSIGSNHSIAATGMDKTAPGVFGHESKTFGTPDYAFYLMGLIASVVTVINFTLFANNDSIFWTIFALSSVVFLLPYVLMFPALIMLRKKFPDQPRPYRVPLGEFGAWLWTILCEAGIVLTLFLFFYAVPEGTPKTLYWSVTGIGTALSIAVGFWLYFQAKNKAARVKA
- the argF gene encoding ornithine carbamoyltransferase, with the translated sequence MDIGTLPGLKYLRGRNFLTDLDFTRKELEDLLVLAVHLKKLRGEMRLTPFLPGRHLAMIFEASSTRTRVSFENGFAELGGNALYLRPGEIHLPGRESVGDTAAVLSRMNDAIEIRSKKNETIEELARHATVPVFNGMDSNRHPAQSMSDALTILEHAGKLQGVTFAYLGDAAHPCNSLSTTLTKLGLNVRIGNAVGYEMAPELQADAKKFAAESGGSFLLTHDPLEAIEGADFIYTDCWWWTGQEAEYEARVKAFTPFQVNAELMRKAKPGAKFMHCLPATRGEEVTDEVADSAASIIFPQAENRMHFQKALMLALIGIDELPSDPRMQPIGKALVS
- the arcC gene encoding carbamate kinase, producing the protein MTVVVALGGNALLKRSEPMTAEMQRKNVRVAAKALAPLVEHHNLVLAHGNGPQVGLLALQAAAYKDVEAYPLDVLGAQTEGMIGYMIEQELGNLLPFEKPLATILTMVEVDPNDPAFENPTKFVGPQYSREEADRLAAEKGWTFKMDGDKPRRVVASPQPKQIFELDPIKWLIERGTVVICAGGGGIPTAYLPDGTRTLVGSEAVIDKDLASELLAQELGADLFVMATDAPGVYAEWGSPSQHLLAEVTPDQIEAFEFAEGSMGPKVQAAARFARKTGKRAAIGSLEDIEAIVAGTAGTSVFLGAGESAE